Proteins encoded together in one Telopea speciosissima isolate NSW1024214 ecotype Mountain lineage chromosome 6, Tspe_v1, whole genome shotgun sequence window:
- the LOC122663934 gene encoding deoxyribodipyrimidine photo-lyase, whose protein sequence is MCLRNPSILNHSVASSLRLLHCSSMAHKLSAIDGSQAGRVRVLKEGVKLPGRNVGPVIYWMFRDQRMRDNWALIHAIDQANKSNVPVAVAFNLFDQFLGAKARQLGFMLRGLRQLQRNLDETFGIPFFLFQGEAVETIPDFVRECGASLLVTDFSPLREVRKWKEEMCKSVGDSVAVHEVDAHNVVPVWVASQKLEYSAKTIRSKINKLLPEYLVDFPALQSPTRKWVSTNQVVNWEDLIADVLRKGAEVPELEWCVSGEDAASELLLGSKNGFLTTRLKNYATDRNNPLKLKGLSGLSPYLHFGQISAQRCALEARTFRKLHPQSVDAFLEELIVRRELADNYCFYQPRYDSLEGAWQWARNTLAEHAGDKRENVYTKEQLEKAKTADPLWNASQLEMVHHGKMHGFMRMYWAKKILEWTSGPAEALSVAIYLNDKYEIDGRDPNGYVGCMWSICGVHDQGWRERPIFGKIRYMNYAGCKRKFDVDCYIAYVKKLVGETKKRKAESLASISAAKEPRSSKLEP, encoded by the exons ATGTGTTTGAGGAACCCATCAATACTGAATCATTCCGTAGCTTCTTCTCTTCGCCTTCTTCACTGCTCTTCCATGGCCCATAAGTTATCAGCAATCGACGGATCACAGGCTGGAAGGGTTCGAGTGCTCAAGGAGGGGGTTAAACTACCCGGAAGAAACGTGGGTCCTGTAATCTACTGGATGTTCAGGGACCAACGGATGAGAGATAACTGGGCATTGATTCATGCCATTGATCAAGCGAACAAGTCCAACGTTCCTGTCGCTGTGGCCTTCAACCTGTTTGATCAGTTCTTAGGCGCCAAAGCTCGACAACTTGGGTTCATGTTAAGAGGACTGCGCCAGCTTCAACGCAATCTCGACGAAACCTTCGGAATCCCATTCTTCTTGTTTCAG GGGGAAGCAGTTGAAACTATTCCTGATTTTGTGCGAGAATGTGGAGCTTCTCTTTTGGTCACGGACTTCTCGCCTCTTCGCGAAGTTCggaaatggaaagaggaaaTGTGCAAGAGTGTGGGTGATTCAGTGGCTGTGCACGAAGTGGATGCTCACAATGTAGTACCTGTTTGGGTTGCATCGCAGAAATTGGAGTATAGTGCCAAGACTATAAGGAGCAAGATTAATAAACTGCTTCCTGAGTATCTGGTTGATTTCCCCGCGCTGCAGTCACCGACTAGAAAATGGGTGTCTACCAATCAAGTAGTTAACTGGGAGGACCTCATTGCCGATGTTTTGAG GAAGGGGGCTGAGGTGCCAGAACTGGAATGGTGTGTTTCAGGGGAAGATGCAGCCTCGGAATTGCTCCTTGGAAGCAAAAATGGGTTCTTGACAACCAGGTTGAAGAACTATGCTACTGATAGGAATAACCCTTTGAAGCTGAAGGGGCTCTCTGGTCTCTCACCTTACTTGCATTTTGGGCAGATATCAGCACAAAGGTGTGCTTTGGAGGCACGAACCTTCAGGAAGCTGCATCCTCAG TCGGTGGATGCATTTTTGGAGGAGTTGATTGTGCGAAGGGAACTTGCCGATAACTACTGCTTTTATCAGCCTCGGTACGACTCCCTAGAGGGTGCATGGCAATGGGCTCGTAACACTTTGGCAGAGCATGCCGGTgataagagagagaatgttTATAC AAAGGAGCAATTGGAGAAGGCTAAAACTGCTGACCCT CTGTGGAATGCTTCTCAATTGGAGATGGTACACCATGGAAAGATGCATGGTTTCATGAG GATGTATTGGGCAAAGAAGATTCTTGAATGGACTAGTGGACCAGCTGAAGCTCTTTCAGTGGCAATATATCTAAATGACAAG TATGAAATAGATGGAAGGGATCCAAATGGATATGTTGGTTGCATGTGGTCTATTTGTGGAGTTCATGATCAg GGTTGGCGAGAACGACCAATATTTGGGAAAATACGCTACATGAATTATGCAGGCTGCAAGAGGAAGTTTGATGTCGATTGCTACATTGCATATGTTAAAAAGTTAGTTGGCGAAACTAAGAAGAGGAAGGCAGAAAGCTTGGCAAGTATATCTGCTGCAAAGGAACCTCGGAGTTCAAAGTTGGAACCCTAG